A window of Rhododendron vialii isolate Sample 1 chromosome 13a, ASM3025357v1 contains these coding sequences:
- the LOC131314452 gene encoding F-box/LRR-repeat protein 12 isoform X2, with amino-acid sequence MAISGSRRRCPPTSFMMHLLPYDCLCYIFQLLDCKSDRDSFGLTCCLWLQIQNSSRQSLFLSRFRQLRSLSLSGCDDLPDSGLSSLQFYGSKLHFLRLDYCRSISDYGLSLVAAGCPCLTIISLFQCKISDVGLQILSKSCSALKDVNLSECFFITDKGIRALSQNCRQLRSVSVQLCRWLTGVGFEGCSETLSWLDASYCRLLPEGVRRIVSGGGLEYLRVSCLSNWCGIIYKDHGLATIGSSGLAKRLAVLDFQRCTCVNDETVVAIAKGCPMLQEWSLASCHEVKLPGWESVGANCCNLKRLHVNNCRNLCDQGLQALRDGCKRLEILYVHGCDRISSTAMEVFKSLRGDVKIKEKQVFSIAPCWPFPRR; translated from the exons ATGGCAATCAGTGGTTCCAGAAGAAGATGTCCTCCTACCTCCTTCATGATGCACCTTCTTCCTTATGATTGCCTATGTTACATTTTCCAACTGCTAGACTGCAAGTCGGATCGTGATTCATTTGGCTTGACTTGCTGTCTCTGGCTTCAAATTCAGAATTCAAGTCGTCAATCCTT GTTCCTCAGTCGTTTTCGCCAGCTACGGTCCTTGTCCCTGTCTGGGTGCGATGATCTACCTGATTCAGGCTTATCTTCATTGCAATTTTACGGCTCGAAGTTGCACTTTCTTCGCTTAGATTATTGCCGTAGCATCAGTGACTATGGGCTTTCCTTGGTTGCTGCTGGGTGCCCTTGTTTGACAATCATTAGTCTCTTTCAATGCAAGATTAGTGATGTTGGGTTACAAATCTTGTCTAAATCTTGCTCGGCTTTGAAAGATGTGAACCTTTCTGAGTGTTTCTTTATTACTGACAAAGGAATAAGAGCTCTTTCACAAAATTGCCGTCAGCTTCGTTCAGTCAGTGTCCAGTTGTGTAGATGGCTCACGGGTGTTGGTTTTGAAGGGTGTTCCGAAACCCTAAGTTGGTTAGACGCTTCATATTGTAGGCTTCTACCGGAGGGGGTACGGAGGATTGTGAGTGGAGGCGGCCTTGAATATCTGCGCGTATCTTGTCTAAGCAATTGGTGTGGTATTATTTATAAGGATCATGGTTTGGCAACTATTGGGTCATCTGGACTTGCCAAAAGACTTGCTGTCCTTGATTTTCAAAGGTGCACATGTGTTAATGACGAAACTGTTGTGGCGATTGCTAAGGGGTGCCCTATGCTACAAGAGTGGAGCTTGGCGTCATGTCACGAGGTTAAATTACCAGGATGGGAATCGGTTGGCGCAAACTGCTGTAACTTGAAGAGACTACATGTCAATAACTGTCGTAATTTGTGTGATCAAGGGTTACAGGCGTTGAGGGATGGATGCAAGCGTCTAGAAATCTTGTACGTCCATGGATGTGATCGAATTTCTTCCACAGCAATGGAGGTGTTTAAAAGTTTAAGAGGTGACGTGAAGATCAAAGAAAAACAAGTGTTTTCCATTGCACCCTGTTGGCCTTTTCCACGACGATAG
- the LOC131314452 gene encoding F-box/LRR-repeat protein 12 isoform X1 — protein MAISGSRRRCPPTSFMMHLLPYDCLCYIFQLLDCKSDRDSFGLTCCLWLQIQNSSRQSLYCPPSFVLSSNTTSKCVSPAKAELSLGRFLSRFRQLRSLSLSGCDDLPDSGLSSLQFYGSKLHFLRLDYCRSISDYGLSLVAAGCPCLTIISLFQCKISDVGLQILSKSCSALKDVNLSECFFITDKGIRALSQNCRQLRSVSVQLCRWLTGVGFEGCSETLSWLDASYCRLLPEGVRRIVSGGGLEYLRVSCLSNWCGIIYKDHGLATIGSSGLAKRLAVLDFQRCTCVNDETVVAIAKGCPMLQEWSLASCHEVKLPGWESVGANCCNLKRLHVNNCRNLCDQGLQALRDGCKRLEILYVHGCDRISSTAMEVFKSLRGDVKIKEKQVFSIAPCWPFPRR, from the coding sequence ATGGCAATCAGTGGTTCCAGAAGAAGATGTCCTCCTACCTCCTTCATGATGCACCTTCTTCCTTATGATTGCCTATGTTACATTTTCCAACTGCTAGACTGCAAGTCGGATCGTGATTCATTTGGCTTGACTTGCTGTCTCTGGCTTCAAATTCAGAATTCAAGTCGTCAATCCTTGTATTGCCCACCCTCCTTCGTGTTGTCCTCTAATACTACCTCTAAATGCGTCAGTCCCGCTAAAGCTGAACTCTCCCTTGGTAGGTTCCTCAGTCGTTTTCGCCAGCTACGGTCCTTGTCCCTGTCTGGGTGCGATGATCTACCTGATTCAGGCTTATCTTCATTGCAATTTTACGGCTCGAAGTTGCACTTTCTTCGCTTAGATTATTGCCGTAGCATCAGTGACTATGGGCTTTCCTTGGTTGCTGCTGGGTGCCCTTGTTTGACAATCATTAGTCTCTTTCAATGCAAGATTAGTGATGTTGGGTTACAAATCTTGTCTAAATCTTGCTCGGCTTTGAAAGATGTGAACCTTTCTGAGTGTTTCTTTATTACTGACAAAGGAATAAGAGCTCTTTCACAAAATTGCCGTCAGCTTCGTTCAGTCAGTGTCCAGTTGTGTAGATGGCTCACGGGTGTTGGTTTTGAAGGGTGTTCCGAAACCCTAAGTTGGTTAGACGCTTCATATTGTAGGCTTCTACCGGAGGGGGTACGGAGGATTGTGAGTGGAGGCGGCCTTGAATATCTGCGCGTATCTTGTCTAAGCAATTGGTGTGGTATTATTTATAAGGATCATGGTTTGGCAACTATTGGGTCATCTGGACTTGCCAAAAGACTTGCTGTCCTTGATTTTCAAAGGTGCACATGTGTTAATGACGAAACTGTTGTGGCGATTGCTAAGGGGTGCCCTATGCTACAAGAGTGGAGCTTGGCGTCATGTCACGAGGTTAAATTACCAGGATGGGAATCGGTTGGCGCAAACTGCTGTAACTTGAAGAGACTACATGTCAATAACTGTCGTAATTTGTGTGATCAAGGGTTACAGGCGTTGAGGGATGGATGCAAGCGTCTAGAAATCTTGTACGTCCATGGATGTGATCGAATTTCTTCCACAGCAATGGAGGTGTTTAAAAGTTTAAGAGGTGACGTGAAGATCAAAGAAAAACAAGTGTTTTCCATTGCACCCTGTTGGCCTTTTCCACGACGATAG